A window of the Terriglobia bacterium genome harbors these coding sequences:
- a CDS encoding ABC transporter ATP-binding protein has product MPTPMLQVQGLTKYFGGLAALKDVSFEVPEKYIYGFIGPNGAGKTTLFSAIAGSVQPSSGRIHSRGKDVTGMRPDALVRSGIARTHQVVRPFRTMSVLENVQVAVHFGRSKVTRASLAREQARQVLNWVGLEHAAERPASSLALGDQKRLEVARALATEPALLLCDEICGGLTVPETRNMLDLLRRIRERGTTIMYVEHDMKAVMGVCDHIVVLNFGQKLAEGKPEEIQNNQAVIEAYLGKPNPGRKAIA; this is encoded by the coding sequence ATGCCGACACCAATGTTGCAGGTCCAAGGCCTGACGAAATACTTCGGGGGACTGGCGGCGCTTAAAGACGTCAGCTTCGAGGTCCCGGAGAAGTACATCTACGGCTTCATCGGGCCCAACGGGGCGGGCAAGACGACCCTGTTCAGCGCCATCGCAGGTTCCGTGCAGCCCTCGTCGGGACGGATCCATTCGCGCGGCAAGGACGTGACGGGCATGCGGCCCGACGCGCTGGTACGCTCGGGCATCGCGCGCACGCACCAGGTAGTGCGGCCGTTCCGCACCATGAGCGTACTGGAGAACGTGCAGGTCGCAGTCCACTTCGGCCGGAGCAAGGTGACGCGCGCTTCGTTGGCGCGGGAGCAGGCCAGGCAGGTGCTGAATTGGGTAGGGCTGGAGCACGCGGCGGAAAGACCGGCATCGTCGCTGGCGCTGGGCGACCAGAAGCGCCTGGAAGTGGCGCGTGCGCTGGCCACCGAGCCGGCATTGCTGTTGTGCGACGAGATCTGCGGCGGACTCACGGTCCCCGAGACCAGGAACATGCTGGACCTGCTGCGGCGCATCCGCGAGCGCGGCACCACGATCATGTACGTCGAGCACGACATGAAGGCGGTGATGGGCGTCTGCGACCACATCGTCGTGCTCAACTTCGGACAGAAACTGGCCGAAGGCAAACCGGAAGAGATCCAGAACAACCAAGCAGTGATCGAGGCCTACCTGGGCAAACCCAACCCGGGCAGGAAGGCGATTGCCTGA
- a CDS encoding amino acid ABC transporter substrate-binding protein: MNHAVLKRRGLKVCAAGVLLLLGMASLVAGCSKRGGEGDVIKVGVVLPITGREGKPGQYQKEGIELAIKKINDGGGVFVKDKGKKLPIKEIFYDDQSDQAKSAQLVERAMSSDEVVAVLGGYSTVLGEAQSVMPDRYKTPWVTTGAAASAIFSHGYQYAFGSLSPTNLLGSTTAEFLGSLVDAGKLKKGLKLALALENTDHGVDYGRGIQEWIDKHPGYFTVVFSEKFDLGGTDFSGLLQKVKQAKADIFLADAHLQDYITMHRQYMQSGMRHQMISYGARGPESDARKALGDGVDYIFAGIWWSSKLPYPQVKQFIDDYKSFTGHPPDSWYPATAYDATRTLAAAIESAGTLERTAIRDALRKADLKDSLLPGQELKFGANGQINTPFVIVQNKPDAKVDIVFPKDAATGEAVAPTPAKK; the protein is encoded by the coding sequence ATGAACCATGCAGTGCTCAAACGTAGAGGGCTGAAGGTGTGCGCGGCGGGCGTCCTGCTGCTGCTCGGAATGGCGTCGCTGGTCGCGGGTTGCAGCAAGCGGGGTGGCGAAGGCGACGTCATCAAGGTCGGCGTGGTGCTGCCCATCACCGGCCGCGAAGGCAAGCCGGGCCAGTATCAGAAGGAAGGCATCGAATTGGCGATCAAGAAGATCAACGACGGCGGGGGAGTGTTCGTGAAGGACAAGGGCAAGAAACTGCCCATCAAGGAAATCTTCTACGACGACCAGTCCGATCAAGCCAAGTCGGCGCAATTGGTGGAGCGGGCCATGAGCTCGGACGAAGTGGTCGCCGTGCTGGGGGGCTACTCGACGGTGCTGGGCGAAGCCCAGTCGGTGATGCCCGACCGCTACAAGACCCCATGGGTCACCACCGGAGCCGCGGCGAGCGCCATCTTCAGCCACGGCTACCAGTACGCGTTCGGCAGCCTGAGCCCGACCAACCTGCTGGGCTCGACCACCGCCGAGTTCCTGGGCAGCCTGGTGGATGCGGGGAAACTGAAGAAAGGGCTGAAGCTGGCGCTGGCGCTGGAGAACACCGACCACGGCGTGGACTATGGCCGCGGGATCCAGGAGTGGATCGATAAGCACCCCGGATACTTCACGGTCGTGTTCAGCGAAAAGTTCGACCTGGGGGGGACCGATTTCTCCGGCCTGTTGCAAAAGGTGAAGCAGGCGAAGGCGGACATCTTCCTGGCGGACGCGCACTTGCAGGACTACATCACCATGCACCGCCAGTATATGCAAAGCGGAATGCGCCACCAGATGATCAGCTACGGGGCGCGCGGCCCGGAATCGGACGCGCGCAAGGCGCTGGGCGACGGCGTGGACTACATCTTCGCCGGCATCTGGTGGTCGAGCAAGCTGCCCTATCCGCAGGTGAAGCAGTTCATCGATGACTACAAGAGCTTCACCGGACATCCGCCGGACTCGTGGTATCCGGCCACGGCGTACGATGCGACCCGTACTCTGGCCGCGGCCATCGAATCGGCCGGCACGCTGGAACGGACCGCGATCCGTGACGCCTTGCGCAAGGCGGATCTCAAGGACTCGCTGTTGCCCGGACAGGAACTGAAGTTCGGCGCCAACGGGCAGATCAATACCCCCTTCGTCATCGTGCAGAACAAGCCGGATGCCAAGGTGGACATCGTGTTCCCCAAGGACGCCGCCACCGGAGAAGCCGTTGCTCCCACCCCGGCGAAGAAGTAG
- a CDS encoding branched-chain amino acid ABC transporter permease, with the protein MTWVDFLNLLIAALLLGGIYAVMSVGMTVIYGVMKIVNLAHAGFMMLGAYFAYEMYQRFHITPIAGALLAFPVFFLLGTVVYWVLVCWLPKSNQPTLASLLLMFGLWLVLQNIGYLVWGNTDRSILSPMTFSVIHFGPISISTLRLVVFVAAVACVGVLELTLERTWFGRSVRALIQNPYAGKIVGVDEEKTSRLTFGLGIGFAGLAGALLATLYSFNPDFGRPFLLRAFVIIVLGGLESVSGVALGAIVLALVETFSILIVPAAYQTAISFSLLVVVLIVLPGGVASLLARKRRLA; encoded by the coding sequence ATGACCTGGGTTGACTTCCTGAACCTGCTGATCGCGGCGCTGCTGCTGGGCGGGATCTACGCCGTGATGTCGGTGGGCATGACCGTCATCTACGGCGTGATGAAGATCGTGAACCTGGCGCACGCCGGATTCATGATGCTGGGAGCATACTTCGCCTACGAGATGTACCAGCGTTTCCACATCACGCCCATCGCGGGCGCATTGCTGGCTTTTCCGGTCTTCTTCCTGCTGGGAACGGTCGTGTACTGGGTGCTGGTGTGCTGGCTGCCCAAATCCAACCAGCCCACACTGGCCTCGCTGCTGCTGATGTTCGGCTTGTGGCTGGTGTTGCAGAACATCGGATACCTGGTGTGGGGCAACACGGACCGATCCATCCTCTCGCCGATGACGTTCTCGGTGATCCACTTCGGTCCGATCAGCATTTCGACGCTGCGCCTGGTGGTGTTCGTGGCGGCGGTGGCCTGCGTGGGCGTCCTCGAACTGACGCTGGAGCGCACCTGGTTCGGGCGTTCGGTGCGCGCGCTGATCCAGAACCCGTACGCGGGCAAGATCGTGGGCGTGGATGAGGAGAAGACCTCGCGGCTGACGTTCGGGCTGGGGATCGGCTTCGCCGGGCTGGCGGGCGCTCTGCTGGCGACACTGTACTCGTTCAATCCCGACTTTGGCCGGCCGTTCCTGCTGCGCGCGTTCGTGATCATCGTGCTGGGCGGGCTGGAGTCGGTCTCGGGCGTGGCGCTGGGCGCGATAGTGCTGGCCCTGGTCGAGACCTTCAGCATCCTGATCGTTCCCGCCGCATACCAGACGGCGATCTCATTCTCACTGCTGGTGGTGGTGCTGATCGTGCTGCCGGGCGGAGTGGCCAGCCTGCTGGCGAGGAAGCGGAGGCTGGCATGA
- the leuD gene encoding 3-isopropylmalate dehydratase small subunit encodes MQPFRVHEGLVAPLPRPNVDTDQIIPKQFLKRIERTGFGEFLFYDWRYSPDEKPSPDFVLNRPQYAGASILVAGKNFGCGSSREHAPWALADYGFRAIIAPTFADIFANNCGKNGILTVTLSEGEVAEITRRATERPGYRLEIDLEKRQVCDNSGFSASFEFDDFRRSCLLEGLDDIGLTLRQEDHICAYETRFNDKGFRAPKL; translated from the coding sequence ATGCAGCCGTTTCGCGTGCATGAGGGCCTGGTGGCGCCGCTTCCCCGCCCCAACGTCGACACCGATCAGATCATCCCCAAGCAGTTCCTGAAGCGCATCGAGCGTACCGGCTTCGGCGAGTTCCTGTTCTACGACTGGCGCTATTCGCCGGACGAAAAACCCAGCCCGGATTTCGTGCTGAACCGCCCGCAGTACGCTGGCGCCAGCATCCTGGTGGCGGGAAAAAACTTCGGCTGCGGATCGTCGCGCGAGCATGCGCCCTGGGCGCTGGCCGACTATGGCTTCCGCGCCATCATCGCGCCAACGTTCGCCGACATCTTTGCCAACAACTGCGGCAAGAACGGGATCCTGACCGTGACGTTGAGTGAGGGCGAAGTCGCCGAGATCACGCGCCGCGCGACCGAACGGCCCGGCTACCGGCTGGAGATTGATTTGGAAAAACGGCAGGTGTGCGACAACAGCGGCTTCTCCGCCTCTTTCGAGTTCGATGACTTCCGCCGCTCCTGCCTGCTGGAAGGCCTGGACGACATCGGCCTCACGCTGCGCCAGGAAGACCACATCTGCGCCTACGAGACGCGTTTCAACGACAAAGGGTTCCGCGCACCCAAACTCTAA
- a CDS encoding NADPH:quinone reductase: MKAIRISEFGGPEKLKLEQVPDLKPGPGQVLVRVGAAGVNPVETYIRSGTYAIKPNLPYTPGADGAGEVITVGEGVTRFKAGDRVYTAGSVTGTYAEQALCAEGQVYPLPRKVSFAQGAAMGVPYATAYRALFHKAQIQPGETLLIHGASGGVGTAAVQLARAAGVTVIGTAGTDKGRALVKEEGAHHVLDHHAPDMAEQLAKLTGGKGVNVILEMLANKNLGKDLPMLAKFGRLIVVGSRGPVEINPRDIMGRDARIIGMTLFNISPEDMASIHAALVAGLENGTLRPIVGQEIPLAEAARAHEEVMKASGAHGKIVLVP, translated from the coding sequence ATGAAAGCGATCCGTATCAGCGAATTCGGCGGTCCCGAGAAATTGAAGTTAGAACAAGTCCCCGACCTTAAGCCTGGGCCGGGACAGGTACTGGTGCGCGTAGGCGCGGCCGGAGTGAATCCGGTCGAGACCTACATTCGCAGCGGCACATACGCTATCAAACCCAATCTTCCGTACACACCCGGCGCGGACGGCGCTGGCGAAGTCATCACCGTGGGTGAAGGCGTGACCCGGTTCAAAGCGGGCGATCGCGTGTACACGGCGGGCAGCGTGACCGGAACCTACGCGGAACAGGCGCTGTGCGCCGAAGGGCAGGTGTATCCGCTTCCCAGGAAGGTGAGCTTTGCGCAGGGCGCGGCGATGGGCGTGCCGTACGCGACCGCCTATCGCGCGCTATTCCATAAGGCCCAGATCCAGCCGGGCGAGACTCTGCTCATTCATGGCGCGAGCGGAGGCGTGGGCACCGCCGCCGTGCAACTGGCGCGCGCGGCGGGAGTCACCGTGATCGGCACCGCCGGAACGGACAAAGGACGAGCACTGGTGAAGGAAGAGGGCGCGCATCACGTACTCGACCATCACGCGCCGGATATGGCCGAGCAGCTGGCGAAGCTCACCGGCGGCAAAGGCGTAAACGTCATCCTGGAAATGCTGGCCAACAAGAACCTGGGCAAGGACCTGCCCATGCTGGCGAAATTCGGGCGGCTGATCGTGGTGGGCAGCCGCGGCCCGGTGGAGATCAATCCGCGTGACATCATGGGCCGCGATGCCCGCATCATCGGCATGACCCTGTTCAACATCTCTCCGGAGGACATGGCGAGCATCCACGCGGCGCTAGTGGCGGGGCTGGAGAACGGGACGCTGCGTCCGATCGTGGGGCAGGAGATCCCGCTGGCGGAAGCGGCGCGCGCTCACGAAGAAGTTATGAAGGCTTCGGGAGCGCACGGCAAGATCGTGCTGGTGCCTTAG
- a CDS encoding ABC transporter ATP-binding protein, with amino-acid sequence MLVVQDLGVAYGAAQVLWGISFRVQKGQVTCIIGSNGAGKTTTLNTVAGVLKPKSGRIQLAGEDITSLPPNERVTRRLSLVPEGRQLWPGMSVEDNLLMGSFPPEFRSRATANLEGVYGMFPRLKERRHQLAGTLSGGEQQMCAIGRGLMAEPKLLMLDEPSLGLAPILVDEIFKFVAELVNHGVTILLVAQNVDYTLQISHYGYVMETGRIVLEGPTDMLLHNDYVRQAYLGAGHGVT; translated from the coding sequence CTGCTGGTCGTCCAGGACCTTGGGGTCGCGTACGGAGCGGCGCAGGTTCTGTGGGGCATCTCGTTCCGTGTGCAAAAGGGGCAGGTGACCTGCATCATCGGCTCCAACGGCGCGGGCAAGACCACTACGCTGAATACCGTGGCCGGCGTGCTCAAACCCAAGAGCGGGCGCATCCAGCTGGCCGGCGAAGACATCACTTCGCTTCCTCCGAATGAGCGCGTCACCCGTCGCCTGAGCCTGGTGCCGGAGGGACGCCAGCTGTGGCCCGGCATGAGTGTCGAGGACAACCTGCTGATGGGTTCATTTCCCCCCGAGTTCCGCTCCCGCGCCACTGCCAATCTCGAAGGCGTCTACGGAATGTTTCCCCGCTTGAAAGAACGGCGGCACCAGCTCGCGGGCACGCTCTCCGGCGGCGAGCAGCAGATGTGCGCCATCGGCCGCGGACTCATGGCGGAACCAAAACTGCTGATGCTCGATGAACCCTCGCTCGGGCTGGCGCCCATCCTGGTGGACGAGATCTTCAAGTTCGTGGCCGAGCTCGTGAATCACGGCGTCACCATCCTGCTGGTCGCGCAGAACGTGGATTACACTTTGCAGATCTCGCACTACGGCTACGTCATGGAGACCGGACGGATCGTGCTCGAGGGCCCGACCGACATGCTCCTCCACAATGATTACGTGAGGCAGGCGTATCTTGGGGCCGGCCACGGCGTGACCTAG
- a CDS encoding carbon starvation protein A, producing the protein MNIRLSILILLLIPILVAGGFALTHKPMNATVVAVLGAVMIYLGYTRYARRIDQDVIQPDKKKATPARMYMDGVDFMPTSRNVLYGYHFKSIAAAGPIVGPIAAAMIWGWLPALLWLVLGVTFLGWASDYSAIVVAVRNDGNSLSAIAHKLIAPRTRIILFVFIFFYLLLLAGAFVGIMAGIFDPRADVPFGIFMLAVMGLIMGQMLYRWKMDLVLVTFIAVAVTLASMALGAKGISAVKGQTPDGKAASTLVFAGPINSTVEKLGGVINRISGGQPLYTVVDPTKSDPRLATTVVGADGKIVPKYVDKSGAIKMLPSFLFWCLFVFAFSYLGTVLPIWRFAQPTNYIGFWVTFLTIGLTALGAVVGGIRALLGNADMATAITFQTKVFTTLMPMTQAKDAAGNILQALPAIQPLWPMLFVTIACGAISGWHALVGSIGTARQLEYETDALPVGGGGMFSENALALLSLVAVSIAGGAGAGAFAAGVGKLLGIVTFGAIAPAYGTALGFGVFVVIVLTMVQLVFRVMRVTLGEWLGDTWAGFKNPHIAAIVSMALTFVLVLSGTWIYLWQLFGASNQLMAALSLLIVSIWLKSTGKNPRYAFWPMVFMYITTMAAILVTSYNLYASILSNPKIAAQPINSVGAGLMIVVAMLLFIAAAVIAYDAFHAWQRLKVAPAPKREAAIAAD; encoded by the coding sequence ATGAATATTCGGCTTTCGATCCTCATCCTCTTGCTCATTCCTATTCTCGTGGCGGGCGGCTTTGCCCTTACGCACAAGCCCATGAACGCCACCGTCGTTGCCGTGCTGGGCGCGGTCATGATCTACCTGGGCTACACGCGCTACGCGCGCCGCATCGACCAGGACGTCATCCAGCCCGATAAAAAGAAAGCCACGCCCGCACGCATGTACATGGACGGCGTGGATTTCATGCCCACCAGCCGCAACGTGCTGTACGGCTATCACTTCAAATCCATTGCGGCCGCGGGGCCCATCGTCGGCCCCATCGCCGCCGCGATGATCTGGGGCTGGCTGCCGGCGCTGCTGTGGCTCGTGCTCGGCGTGACCTTCCTGGGTTGGGCGAGCGACTACTCGGCCATCGTGGTTGCCGTCCGCAACGACGGCAATTCTCTGTCGGCGATCGCTCACAAGCTGATCGCACCGCGCACGCGCATCATCCTGTTCGTTTTCATCTTCTTCTATCTGCTGCTGCTGGCGGGCGCGTTCGTCGGCATCATGGCCGGCATCTTTGACCCGCGCGCTGACGTTCCCTTTGGCATCTTCATGCTGGCCGTCATGGGCCTGATCATGGGCCAGATGCTCTACCGCTGGAAGATGGACCTCGTGCTGGTCACCTTCATCGCGGTGGCGGTCACGCTGGCCTCGATGGCGCTCGGCGCCAAGGGCATCAGTGCGGTAAAGGGGCAGACGCCCGATGGCAAGGCGGCGAGCACCTTGGTCTTCGCCGGGCCTATCAACTCAACGGTCGAGAAGCTTGGAGGCGTCATCAACCGTATCTCCGGCGGTCAGCCGCTCTACACCGTGGTTGACCCGACCAAGTCCGATCCGCGCCTGGCCACTACCGTGGTCGGCGCCGACGGCAAGATCGTTCCCAAGTACGTGGACAAGAGCGGCGCCATCAAGATGCTCCCATCGTTCCTCTTCTGGTGCCTGTTCGTGTTCGCCTTCTCGTATCTCGGGACCGTTTTGCCCATCTGGCGCTTCGCCCAGCCGACGAATTACATCGGCTTCTGGGTGACGTTCCTGACCATCGGCCTGACGGCGCTGGGTGCGGTCGTCGGCGGCATCCGTGCCCTGTTGGGCAACGCCGACATGGCCACCGCCATCACCTTCCAGACGAAGGTCTTCACCACCTTGATGCCGATGACCCAGGCCAAGGACGCGGCCGGCAACATCCTGCAGGCGCTGCCCGCGATCCAGCCGCTGTGGCCGATGCTCTTCGTGACCATCGCCTGCGGCGCCATCTCCGGCTGGCACGCGCTCGTCGGCTCCATCGGCACCGCGCGTCAGCTCGAGTATGAGACCGACGCGCTGCCCGTGGGCGGTGGTGGCATGTTCTCCGAGAACGCTTTGGCCCTGCTCTCGCTGGTCGCGGTATCCATCGCGGGCGGCGCGGGCGCGGGCGCATTCGCCGCAGGCGTCGGCAAGCTGCTCGGCATCGTCACCTTCGGCGCCATCGCTCCCGCTTATGGCACGGCACTTGGCTTCGGCGTGTTCGTCGTCATCGTGCTGACCATGGTGCAACTCGTCTTCCGCGTCATGCGCGTGACGCTGGGCGAGTGGCTCGGCGATACCTGGGCCGGCTTCAAGAACCCGCACATCGCAGCCATCGTCTCCATGGCGCTGACCTTTGTGCTGGTCCTGAGCGGAACCTGGATCTACCTCTGGCAGCTCTTCGGCGCCTCCAACCAGTTGATGGCGGCGCTCAGCCTGCTGATCGTCAGCATCTGGCTGAAGTCGACGGGCAAGAACCCCCGCTACGCCTTCTGGCCGATGGTGTTCATGTACATCACGACCATGGCAGCGATCCTGGTGACTTCGTACAACCTCTACGCCAGCATCCTGTCGAACCCGAAGATCGCGGCGCAGCCGATCAATAGCGTCGGCGCGGGCCTGATGATCGTGGTCGCGATGCTGCTGTTCATCGCGGCAGCGGTCATCGCGTACGACGCCTTCCACGCGTGGCAGAGGCTGAAAGTAGCCCCCGCGCCGAAGCGCGAAGCAGCGATCGCGGCAGACTAG
- a CDS encoding branched-chain amino acid ABC transporter permease: MGARIKLALPWIALAALLAVPALGLGANIVRLLFITFVWVTTSLAWNLLGGLAGQVSFGFAVFYGLGAYAAALLIDAGVSPYFSFFAAGAVAAFGSLLVGLPTFRLRGPYFAIATIGVSEAVRVIADNLSITGGASGFRIVEHRPFRQLEHYYTALGLAALAVIVSLLIEHSKFGLGLVAIRLDEEAAADLGVNPYTYKLLAHAVAAALTGMAGGVFARYAAFIHPHGVFAFNTSVYILLMPVIGGIGTVLGAVLGGVIFGIVEEQLVAGFPQIHLLLYGSLLILIILVEPDGIVGLFRRLLRRFTKDHADTNVAGPRPDEILRGTGGA; this comes from the coding sequence GTGGGTGCACGCATCAAACTTGCGCTGCCGTGGATCGCGCTGGCCGCGCTGCTGGCTGTGCCTGCTCTTGGGCTGGGCGCCAACATCGTCCGGCTGCTGTTCATCACCTTTGTCTGGGTGACGACCAGCCTGGCCTGGAACTTGCTGGGCGGACTCGCCGGGCAGGTTTCGTTCGGCTTTGCGGTGTTCTACGGTCTGGGCGCATACGCTGCGGCGCTGCTGATCGATGCCGGGGTGAGCCCGTACTTCTCGTTCTTCGCCGCGGGCGCGGTGGCGGCGTTCGGTTCTTTGCTCGTGGGGTTGCCGACCTTCCGACTGCGCGGACCGTATTTCGCCATCGCCACCATCGGGGTGAGCGAGGCGGTGCGTGTGATAGCAGACAACCTGTCGATCACCGGCGGGGCCAGCGGGTTCCGCATCGTGGAACACCGGCCCTTCCGCCAGCTCGAGCACTACTACACCGCGCTGGGGCTGGCGGCGCTGGCCGTGATCGTCTCCCTGCTGATCGAGCACAGCAAATTCGGGCTGGGGCTGGTGGCCATCCGCCTGGACGAGGAGGCGGCCGCCGACCTGGGGGTGAACCCCTACACCTACAAGCTGTTGGCGCACGCGGTGGCGGCGGCGCTCACCGGGATGGCGGGCGGGGTATTCGCCCGCTACGCGGCTTTCATCCATCCCCACGGAGTGTTTGCGTTCAACACCAGCGTGTATATCCTGCTGATGCCGGTGATCGGCGGGATCGGCACTGTCCTGGGAGCGGTGCTGGGCGGGGTGATCTTCGGCATCGTGGAGGAGCAGCTGGTGGCAGGGTTCCCGCAAATACATCTGCTCCTTTACGGCTCGCTGCTCATCCTTATAATCCTGGTGGAGCCGGACGGGATCGTTGGGTTGTTCAGAAGACTGCTGAGGAGATTCACTAAAGACCATGCCGACACCAATGTTGCAGGTCCAAGGCCTGACGAAATACTTCGGGGGACTGGCGGCGCTTAA
- a CDS encoding methyltransferase domain-containing protein: MRERAGGMGNRKEILEHFGRQADRFERRGSSVANKDYVRWAVSFLELRPDLVALDVAGGTGLLARAAAPQLKRAIVFDLTPAMMRQGRSAAAGEGIPNVLFLQGDAEHLPFPDGSFDIVMTRFSLHHIPTPQRVVAEMKRVASRTGQVAVIDIVSPDSPSLAREQNRLEVLRDPSHVRALSRAELERLLTDAGLKLLRSGSRETEVAIDEWLGLTETPENAAREIRRALQSELQGGPPTGMRPVMHGTLMYTQAAVALIAKPT; encoded by the coding sequence ATGAGAGAGAGAGCAGGTGGCATGGGCAATCGCAAAGAGATCCTTGAACACTTCGGAAGACAAGCAGATCGCTTCGAGCGCCGCGGCTCCAGCGTCGCCAATAAGGATTACGTGCGCTGGGCCGTTTCATTCCTGGAGCTGCGGCCGGACCTCGTGGCGCTTGACGTTGCGGGAGGCACGGGATTGCTGGCCCGCGCTGCCGCCCCCCAGCTGAAGCGCGCCATCGTGTTCGATCTCACGCCCGCCATGATGCGGCAAGGCCGCTCGGCCGCAGCCGGTGAGGGTATTCCCAACGTGCTCTTCCTGCAGGGCGATGCGGAGCACTTGCCCTTCCCCGACGGTTCCTTCGACATTGTCATGACGCGCTTTTCTCTCCACCACATCCCCACGCCGCAGCGGGTTGTCGCCGAGATGAAGCGGGTCGCTTCCAGGACTGGACAGGTTGCGGTCATCGACATCGTCTCGCCCGACTCTCCCTCTCTCGCCCGGGAGCAGAACCGCCTCGAGGTACTGCGTGACCCATCGCATGTGCGCGCTCTTTCTCGCGCCGAACTCGAGCGCCTGCTGACCGATGCCGGACTTAAACTGCTACGCAGTGGCTCCCGCGAGACCGAAGTCGCCATCGATGAGTGGCTTGGGCTCACTGAAACCCCGGAGAATGCCGCGCGGGAGATCCGGCGCGCCCTGCAGTCCGAGTTGCAGGGCGGCCCTCCGACCGGGATGCGCCCGGTCATGCATGGAACGCTGATGTATACCCAGGCCGCGGTAGCGCTGATCGCAAAGCCCACGTAA
- a CDS encoding cytochrome c, which yields MRRLTFLFSSLITVLVVLSACSNPSQQAPASQPAPAAKPPIPQTSPMSGAEMYTAYCASCHGADGKGNGPAAPALKKRLPDLTVLAKRKKGKFPEGDVFQVIKWGGGIVGHGSKEMPVWGTAFKPVSHQDEKEVDLRIKSLIQYLESLQQK from the coding sequence ATGCGCCGGCTGACGTTTCTCTTTAGTTCCCTTATAACCGTTCTTGTTGTCCTCTCCGCCTGCAGCAATCCCAGTCAGCAGGCTCCGGCGAGCCAGCCGGCGCCGGCCGCCAAGCCGCCCATCCCGCAAACCTCCCCCATGTCCGGCGCCGAGATGTACACCGCCTACTGCGCCAGTTGTCACGGCGCCGACGGCAAGGGGAACGGCCCCGCCGCCCCCGCGCTCAAGAAGCGCCTGCCCGACCTCACTGTCCTCGCCAAACGCAAGAAGGGCAAGTTTCCTGAGGGCGACGTCTTCCAGGTCATCAAGTGGGGCGGCGGCATCGTCGGCCACGGATCCAAAGAGATGCCGGTCTGGGGAACCGCCTTCAAGCCGGTCAGCCACCAGGACGAGAAGGAAGTGGACTTGCGCATCAAGAGCCTCATTCAATATCTGGAGTCGCTCCAGCAGAAATGA
- a CDS encoding cupin domain-containing protein translates to MLKYIRWKDVELEHLNPQLDRQMVTGESLMLARVLLKKGSIVPEHSHENEQVTYILEGALKFWVDGKEIVVHAGEVLCIPPHMPHKAKAMEDTVDLDVFYPPRQDWLNKTDAYLRQRTPA, encoded by the coding sequence ATGCTGAAGTACATCCGCTGGAAAGACGTCGAACTGGAGCACCTGAACCCGCAGCTCGACCGGCAGATGGTCACCGGGGAAAGCCTGATGCTGGCGCGCGTGCTGCTGAAAAAGGGCTCGATCGTCCCCGAGCACAGTCACGAGAACGAGCAGGTCACCTACATCCTGGAGGGCGCGCTGAAGTTCTGGGTCGACGGCAAGGAGATCGTGGTCCACGCCGGCGAGGTGCTGTGCATCCCGCCGCATATGCCGCACAAGGCGAAGGCCATGGAGGACACCGTGGACCTGGACGTCTTTTACCCGCCGCGTCAGGACTGGCTCAACAAGACCGATGCCTACCTGCGGCAGAGAACTCCCGCGTAA